The proteins below are encoded in one region of Pacificitalea manganoxidans:
- a CDS encoding alpha/beta hydrolase gives MNYQDIASRADLENWIRQIEIAGTPDQRRAGFRRLVGPQPVARPKVLGGVAGRMIGRGARVIVWLHGGGYVFGGSDTHGRPARRLAELTGWQVFVPDYRLSPDHPWPSMRHDALAVLEALGPSPVVGDSAGGHLALQVALERPDLVQRLALISPNTDRSGLSETRHRNSATDLMNDHDTDAALAAMAFGDRPADDPALSPVLADLAALPPLYLTASTAECLLDDTLLLARAAGLAGVELKLDLVRDLFHLWVLWPDILPEAEQSLSDIATWLLRDAD, from the coding sequence ATGAATTATCAAGATATTGCTTCCCGCGCCGATCTCGAAAACTGGATCAGGCAGATCGAGATCGCCGGCACGCCAGATCAGCGGCGCGCCGGGTTTCGGCGTCTGGTCGGACCGCAGCCAGTTGCCCGACCCAAGGTGCTGGGCGGCGTCGCGGGGCGGATGATCGGGCGCGGTGCACGGGTGATCGTCTGGCTGCATGGGGGCGGCTATGTCTTTGGCGGGTCCGACACCCATGGGCGTCCGGCGCGGCGGCTGGCGGAATTGACCGGCTGGCAGGTGTTTGTGCCCGATTACCGCCTGAGCCCGGATCATCCGTGGCCCTCTATGCGGCATGACGCGCTGGCGGTTCTGGAGGCTTTGGGCCCCTCGCCGGTGGTCGGGGACAGTGCAGGCGGGCATTTGGCGCTACAAGTCGCGCTTGAGCGCCCCGATCTGGTGCAGCGGCTGGCACTGATTTCCCCCAATACCGACCGCAGCGGGCTGAGCGAAACCCGTCACCGCAACAGTGCCACGGACCTGATGAACGATCACGACACCGACGCGGCCTTGGCGGCGATGGCGTTCGGAGACCGGCCCGCTGACGATCCGGCCCTGTCGCCGGTTTTGGCGGATCTGGCCGCGCTGCCGCCGCTCTATCTGACGGCCAGCACGGCGGAGTGCCTTCTGGACGACACCCTGCTGCTGGCGCGCGCGGCAGGCTTGGCCGGGGTGGAGCTGAAACTTGATCTGGTACGGGATCTTTTCCACCTGTGGGTTCTATGGCCTGATATTTTGCCCGAGGCGGAACAGAGCCTGTCGGACATTGCCACATGGCTATTGCGAGACGCGGATTAA
- a CDS encoding SDR family oxidoreductase, which translates to MTGTLLSLGHGYSAHALARLLLPRGWRIIGTTRSAEKAAVLEDEGIEPRIWPGTDLSKDIAAATHILANAGPGPDGDPFLTGIGAQLREARPVWVGYLSTTGVYGDHGGGWVDEDTPLAPSTERGQMRVAAETAWRDTGLPLHIFRLAGIYGPGRGPFAKLRAGRARRIIKPGQVFSRIHVDDIAQVLAASMAQPAPGRVYNLCDDDPAPPQDVIAHAAKLLNLPLPPAVDFDEADMSPMARSFYAESKKVRNDRIKRELGVQLIHPDYRSGLAAEAGTA; encoded by the coding sequence ATGACCGGCACGCTTCTCTCCCTCGGGCACGGATATTCGGCCCATGCATTGGCCCGCCTGCTGCTGCCTCGCGGCTGGCGGATCATCGGCACGACCCGCTCGGCGGAGAAAGCCGCTGTGCTGGAGGATGAGGGCATCGAGCCGCGGATCTGGCCCGGCACCGACCTGTCTAAGGACATCGCCGCCGCGACCCATATTCTGGCCAATGCCGGGCCGGGCCCCGATGGCGATCCGTTTCTGACCGGCATCGGGGCGCAACTGCGCGAGGCGCGCCCCGTTTGGGTGGGGTATCTGTCCACGACCGGCGTGTACGGCGATCACGGCGGGGGCTGGGTGGATGAGGACACGCCGCTGGCGCCCTCCACCGAACGCGGGCAGATGCGCGTCGCTGCCGAGACCGCATGGCGTGACACCGGCCTGCCGCTGCATATCTTCCGGCTTGCCGGGATCTATGGTCCGGGTCGCGGCCCCTTTGCCAAGTTGCGGGCGGGGCGGGCGCGCCGGATCATTAAGCCCGGGCAGGTGTTTTCCCGCATTCATGTCGACGACATTGCGCAGGTGCTGGCCGCCTCGATGGCGCAGCCTGCGCCGGGCCGGGTCTATAACCTGTGTGACGACGATCCCGCGCCGCCGCAGGATGTCATCGCCCATGCCGCAAAATTGCTGAACCTGCCCCTGCCGCCTGCGGTCGATTTCGACGAGGCGGATATGAGCCCGATGGCGCGCAGCTTCTACGCGGAATCCAAGAAGGTGCGTAACGACCGGATCAAGCGCGAGCTGGGTGTGCAACTGATCCATCCGGATTACCGCAGCGGTCTGGCGGCGGAGGCGGGCACGGCCTGA
- the dapD gene encoding 2,3,4,5-tetrahydropyridine-2,6-dicarboxylate N-succinyltransferase — MSNAQLEAAIETAWEARDTITPQTTGETRDAIVATLDALDSGKLRVAEKGEDGNWTVNQWAKKAVLLGFRIKDMEEQSGGPQGSGWWDKVDSKFKGWTAEDWKTAGFRAVPNCVVRKSAYIAPGTVLMPSFVNLGAYVDSGTMVDTWATVGSCAQIGKGVHLSGGVGIGGVLEPLQADPTIIEDNCFIGARSEVVEGVIVREGSVLGMGVYIGQSTKIVDRETGEVMYGEVPPYSVVVSGSMPSKNGINLYCAVIVKRVDAKTRSKTGINELLRD, encoded by the coding sequence ATGTCCAACGCCCAGCTCGAAGCCGCGATCGAAACCGCCTGGGAGGCGCGCGACACCATCACGCCCCAGACCACCGGCGAGACGCGCGATGCCATCGTCGCCACGCTCGACGCGCTCGACAGCGGCAAGCTGCGCGTCGCCGAGAAGGGCGAAGATGGCAACTGGACGGTGAACCAGTGGGCCAAGAAAGCGGTCCTTCTGGGCTTCCGCATCAAGGACATGGAAGAGCAGTCCGGCGGTCCGCAGGGCTCCGGCTGGTGGGACAAGGTCGACAGCAAGTTCAAGGGCTGGACGGCTGAGGACTGGAAAACCGCAGGCTTCCGCGCCGTGCCGAACTGCGTCGTGCGCAAATCGGCTTATATCGCGCCAGGCACCGTTCTGATGCCGTCTTTCGTGAACCTCGGCGCCTATGTCGACAGCGGTACGATGGTCGATACCTGGGCGACCGTCGGCTCCTGCGCGCAGATTGGCAAGGGCGTGCACCTGTCGGGCGGCGTGGGTATCGGCGGCGTGCTGGAGCCGCTGCAGGCCGATCCGACGATCATCGAAGACAACTGCTTCATCGGCGCGCGCTCCGAAGTGGTCGAGGGCGTGATCGTGCGCGAAGGCTCCGTGCTGGGCATGGGTGTCTATATCGGCCAGTCCACCAAGATCGTGGATCGCGAAACCGGCGAAGTGATGTATGGCGAAGTGCCGCCCTATTCGGTGGTCGTGTCCGGCTCGATGCCGTCGAAAAACGGCATCAACCTTTACTGCGCCGTCATCGTGAAGCGGGTGGACGCCAAGACCCGCTCGAAGACCGGCATCAACGAACTGCTGCGCGACTGA
- a CDS encoding LOG family protein, producing MSDERQSGFRDAEQDIRTASDIPDTPQTRAPAYRLAFADEDFLLRDELRPVRLQLELLKPEMMMAEKGIESTIVLFGGARIPRPADAANARTDTLRGLAAFYDEARSFARLMTERSLKTGGTRDVIVTGGGPGVMEAGNRGALDAGGHSIGLNIVLPFEQAPNEYVTPGLCFNFHYFAIRKMHFLMRANVVAVFPGGFGTLDEFFETLTLIQTGRMRKVPILLFGRAFWESILNFDALAEAGTISEADLDLFRFVETAEEAIAAIDSWEGAGERRQDIPGR from the coding sequence ATGAGCGACGAGCGGCAAAGTGGATTTCGGGACGCCGAACAGGACATCCGGACGGCAAGCGACATTCCCGACACCCCCCAGACCCGCGCGCCGGCCTATCGTCTGGCCTTTGCCGACGAAGATTTCCTGCTGCGCGACGAACTGCGCCCGGTGCGGTTGCAGCTGGAACTGCTGAAACCCGAAATGATGATGGCCGAAAAGGGCATTGAAAGCACCATCGTGCTGTTCGGCGGCGCGCGCATTCCCCGTCCGGCGGATGCCGCGAACGCCCGCACCGATACGCTGCGCGGGTTGGCGGCATTTTATGACGAGGCGCGCAGCTTTGCCCGCCTGATGACCGAACGCAGCCTGAAAACCGGCGGCACCCGCGACGTGATCGTGACCGGCGGCGGACCGGGCGTGATGGAGGCGGGCAATCGCGGGGCGCTCGATGCGGGTGGCCATTCCATCGGGCTCAACATCGTGCTGCCGTTTGAACAGGCCCCGAACGAATATGTGACGCCGGGCCTGTGCTTCAACTTCCACTACTTCGCGATCCGCAAGATGCATTTCCTGATGCGGGCGAATGTGGTCGCGGTGTTCCCCGGCGGTTTCGGCACGCTGGACGAGTTCTTTGAAACGCTGACCCTGATTCAGACCGGGCGGATGCGCAAAGTGCCGATCCTGTTGTTCGGGCGCGCGTTCTGGGAAAGCATCCTGAACTTCGACGCGCTGGCCGAGGCCGGAACCATCAGCGAGGCCGATCTGGACCTGTTCCGTTTCGTCGAGACAGCCGAAGAGGCCATCGCAGCGATCGACAGCTGGGAAGGCGCAGGCGAGCGGCGGCAGGACATTCCCGGTCGCTGA
- a CDS encoding cation diffusion facilitator family transporter produces MPHDHGSSADGAAHKGHGHSQSHSHSHGGHGHHHIDPEAGDRKVAAAVGVNLLLTVAQIVGGILSGSLALIADAIHNLSDAMSLIIAFAARKIARRPADAQMTFGYARAETVAALVNYTTLIVIGLYLIYEGVARLFDPQPIAGWTVVIVAAIALVVDLVTVALTYAMSKESMNIRAAFLHNVADAMGSVAVIVAGTFVILYDWQIIDPLVTLLIAGYILWHAFTEIGGVIRVLMLGAPPDMDSAEVLTALREVDGVCDLHHLHLWQMEERETAVQVHVVVEDSRWSEAAQIKQRLRDRLADMGVSHATLELEQATHACTGAQEIGHAAA; encoded by the coding sequence ATGCCGCACGATCATGGGTCTTCTGCCGATGGGGCCGCGCATAAGGGGCACGGGCACTCTCAGAGCCATTCGCATTCCCACGGGGGCCACGGCCACCATCATATCGACCCGGAAGCAGGCGACCGGAAAGTGGCCGCAGCCGTGGGCGTCAACCTGCTGCTGACCGTCGCGCAGATCGTGGGCGGCATCCTGTCGGGCTCTCTCGCCCTGATCGCCGATGCAATTCACAACCTGTCGGACGCGATGTCGCTCATCATCGCCTTCGCGGCGCGCAAGATCGCCCGACGCCCGGCAGACGCGCAGATGACATTCGGCTATGCGCGGGCGGAAACCGTCGCTGCGCTGGTCAATTACACGACGCTGATCGTGATTGGGCTTTACCTGATCTACGAAGGTGTGGCGCGGCTGTTCGATCCGCAGCCCATCGCGGGCTGGACCGTGGTGATCGTCGCGGCAATCGCGCTGGTCGTGGATCTGGTGACCGTGGCGCTGACCTATGCCATGTCCAAGGAAAGCATGAATATCCGCGCGGCGTTTCTCCATAACGTGGCGGATGCGATGGGCTCCGTCGCGGTGATCGTCGCGGGCACGTTCGTGATCCTGTATGACTGGCAGATCATCGATCCGTTGGTGACGCTTCTGATCGCGGGCTACATCCTGTGGCATGCCTTTACCGAAATTGGCGGGGTGATCCGGGTGCTGATGCTGGGCGCGCCGCCCGATATGGACAGCGCCGAGGTGCTGACGGCCCTGCGGGAGGTCGACGGCGTCTGCGATCTGCACCATCTGCATCTGTGGCAGATGGAAGAACGCGAAACCGCCGTGCAGGTGCATGTGGTGGTCGAAGACAGCCGTTGGTCCGAAGCAGCGCAGATCAAGCAGCGTCTGCGCGACCGGTTGGCGGACATGGGCGTCAGCCACGCCACGCTGGAGCTGGAGCAGGCCACCCATGCCTGCACCGGCGCGCAGGAAATCGGCCACGCCGCCGCGTGA
- a CDS encoding gamma-glutamyl-gamma-aminobutyrate hydrolase family protein — protein sequence MKRPVIGVTTSHRSGWRIFPLVALNVWLAGGRAVRWGAGRPADVHEVDGIIIGGGDDISPEVYGGKLVSAARLDPERDALERRLVEEARATMTPVLGICRGSQMINVALGGTLDQDAYGSHPDSQHYKTILPRKDVRIEPGTRLVDLVGTEPMKVNALHSQAVDRLGDGLRIAARDTGGMVQAIERVRDPFAIGVQWHPEHLFYARRQRAIFRALVAAARAARQHDNQIAAVEAESRTSAGAPV from the coding sequence ATGAAACGTCCGGTTATCGGGGTCACCACGTCGCACCGGTCGGGCTGGCGGATTTTCCCACTGGTTGCGCTGAATGTCTGGCTGGCCGGGGGGCGTGCCGTGCGCTGGGGGGCCGGGCGGCCTGCGGATGTGCACGAGGTCGACGGTATCATCATCGGCGGCGGCGACGACATTTCCCCTGAGGTTTATGGCGGTAAGCTCGTCTCCGCCGCGCGGCTTGATCCCGAACGCGACGCGTTGGAGCGGCGTCTGGTGGAAGAAGCCCGCGCCACCATGACACCGGTGCTGGGCATTTGCCGGGGCAGCCAGATGATCAATGTGGCGCTTGGCGGCACGCTCGATCAGGATGCTTATGGCTCCCACCCCGACAGCCAGCATTACAAGACGATCCTCCCGCGGAAGGATGTGCGTATCGAGCCGGGAACGCGACTGGTGGATCTGGTCGGGACGGAGCCGATGAAGGTCAACGCACTGCACAGTCAGGCGGTGGACCGGCTGGGCGATGGGTTGCGCATTGCCGCGCGGGATACCGGCGGCATGGTGCAGGCGATCGAGCGGGTGCGCGATCCGTTCGCCATCGGTGTGCAGTGGCATCCGGAGCATCTGTTCTACGCGCGCCGCCAACGGGCGATCTTCCGCGCGCTGGTCGCGGCGGCCCGTGCGGCGCGCCAGCATGACAATCAGATCGCGGCGGTCGAGGCCGAAAGTCGCACCAGCGCGGGAGCCCCGGTGTGA
- a CDS encoding amidoligase family protein, which translates to MTAEFAPLPQPDASDGSPRRVGVEIEFGGLDESHAAAIAADLLGGTVHDEGDATRTVSDSALGKLEIYLDSTWRKSRHEAVRTATETLGRDLIPVEIVTEPIPVSDLPQLSRLCDALREAGAEGTKAGLLNGFGLHYNIQTASDADADICRPLLAYALIESWMRRARPIDQSRAVLPFTDPYPTRLVRALCDLGPDASRADVQDAYLDHAPDRNYGLDMLPVFATFDEQTVRDRMKSHKLSPRPAFHFRLPESRIDEPDWSLADEWQRWVIVERVAADTDLLRRLIDGWKDEHGAVTLSRRAWATRCGDILAEHGLMTDRDDAAGSAA; encoded by the coding sequence ATGACCGCCGAATTCGCCCCTTTGCCCCAGCCCGATGCCTCCGACGGATCGCCGCGCCGTGTCGGCGTGGAGATCGAGTTCGGCGGGCTTGATGAATCTCACGCTGCGGCGATTGCCGCCGATCTGCTGGGCGGGACGGTGCATGACGAAGGCGATGCGACGCGCACGGTGTCGGACAGCGCCTTGGGCAAGCTGGAAATCTATCTTGATTCGACATGGCGCAAGTCCCGGCACGAGGCCGTGCGCACGGCCACCGAAACGCTGGGCCGCGACCTGATCCCTGTGGAAATCGTCACCGAACCGATCCCCGTCTCGGATCTGCCGCAGCTGTCCCGCCTGTGCGATGCGCTGCGCGAGGCGGGCGCGGAGGGGACCAAGGCCGGGCTGCTGAACGGGTTCGGCCTGCATTACAATATCCAGACCGCCTCCGACGCCGATGCTGATATCTGCCGTCCGTTGCTGGCCTACGCCCTGATCGAAAGCTGGATGCGCCGCGCGCGGCCCATCGACCAATCCCGCGCCGTGCTGCCCTTTACCGATCCCTATCCGACACGGCTGGTGCGGGCGCTCTGCGACCTTGGACCCGACGCCAGCCGCGCCGATGTGCAGGACGCCTATCTGGATCACGCGCCGGATCGGAATTACGGGCTCGATATGCTGCCGGTCTTTGCCACCTTTGATGAGCAGACGGTGCGGGACAGGATGAAAAGCCACAAGCTTTCGCCGCGTCCGGCGTTTCATTTCCGCCTGCCCGAAAGCCGCATCGACGAACCCGACTGGTCGCTGGCCGACGAATGGCAGCGCTGGGTAATCGTAGAGCGGGTCGCCGCAGATACCGATCTGCTGCGTCGGCTCATCGACGGCTGGAAGGACGAACATGGCGCCGTCACCCTGTCCCGCAGGGCTTGGGCGACGCGGTGCGGGGATATTCTGGCCGAACACGGGCTGATGACGGATCGGGACGATGCCGCGGGGTCGGCAGCATGA
- the rlmN gene encoding 23S rRNA (adenine(2503)-C(2))-methyltransferase RlmN, which yields MSGPETASTSADPIPADTSAAPEDAPALRPRPAPAVPVTQDVLTLPRKLPEGGPINLVGLTRAQLHEALIAAGTPEKQAKMRVRQVWQWIYQKGVRDFDQMTNLAKDYRALLAETFTIALPEVVSRQVSADGTRKYLVRIAGGHEVETVYIPEEGRGTLCISSQVGCTLTCSFCHTGTQRLVRNLTAGEIIGQVMLARDDLGEWPKPGKAPKDETRLLSNIVLMGMGEPLYNFDAVRDAMKIAMDGEGISLSRRRITLSTSGVVPEIARCAEEIGCLLAVSFHATTDEVRNTLVPINKRWNISELLDALRAYPRLTNSERITFEYVMLKDVNDSDADARRLVNLIKGIPAKINLIPFNEWPGAPYKRSDTARIKSFADIVYKAGYASPIRTPRGEDIMAACGQLKSATERQRKSRAQIAAETGTA from the coding sequence ATGTCCGGCCCCGAGACTGCTTCGACCTCCGCCGATCCGATCCCGGCTGACACGTCTGCCGCCCCCGAGGACGCGCCTGCGCTGCGGCCCCGTCCCGCGCCTGCCGTGCCGGTGACGCAGGATGTGCTGACGCTGCCGCGCAAGCTGCCCGAAGGCGGTCCGATCAATCTGGTCGGTCTGACGCGTGCGCAACTGCATGAGGCGCTGATCGCTGCGGGCACGCCGGAAAAGCAGGCCAAGATGCGTGTGCGTCAGGTCTGGCAGTGGATCTACCAGAAGGGCGTGCGCGATTTCGACCAGATGACCAATCTGGCCAAGGATTACCGCGCCCTGCTGGCCGAAACCTTTACCATCGCGCTGCCCGAGGTTGTCAGCCGTCAGGTTTCCGCCGATGGCACGCGCAAATATCTGGTGCGCATCGCCGGGGGGCATGAGGTCGAAACCGTCTACATCCCCGAGGAAGGCCGCGGCACGCTGTGCATTTCCAGTCAGGTCGGCTGCACGCTGACCTGTTCGTTCTGTCATACCGGCACCCAGCGGCTGGTGCGCAACCTGACCGCCGGGGAGATCATCGGTCAGGTGATGCTGGCGCGCGACGATCTGGGCGAATGGCCGAAGCCGGGCAAAGCGCCCAAGGATGAAACCCGCCTGCTGTCGAACATCGTGCTGATGGGCATGGGCGAGCCGCTTTATAATTTCGACGCCGTGCGCGACGCGATGAAAATCGCGATGGATGGCGAGGGCATCAGCCTGTCGCGCCGCCGCATCACGCTGTCCACGTCTGGCGTCGTGCCCGAAATCGCGCGCTGCGCCGAGGAAATCGGCTGTCTGCTGGCGGTGTCGTTCCACGCCACCACCGATGAGGTCCGCAATACGCTGGTGCCGATCAACAAGCGCTGGAATATCTCGGAACTGCTGGACGCGCTGCGGGCCTATCCCCGTCTGACCAATTCGGAGCGGATCACGTTTGAATATGTGATGCTCAAGGACGTCAACGACAGCGATGCCGATGCGCGCCGTCTGGTGAACCTGATCAAAGGCATTCCCGCCAAGATCAACCTGATCCCGTTCAACGAATGGCCCGGCGCGCCCTACAAACGGTCGGATACCGCGCGGATCAAAAGCTTTGCCGACATCGTCTATAAGGCCGGGTATGCCAGCCCGATCCGCACACCGCGCGGCGAGGATATCATGGCCGCCTGCGGGCAGTTGAAATCCGCGACCGAACGCCAGCGCAAAAGCCGTGCGCAGATCGCGGCAGAGACCGGCACGGCCTGA
- the ykgO gene encoding type B 50S ribosomal protein L36, protein MKVRNSLRSLKNRHRDCRVVRRKGRVYVINKTQRRFKARQG, encoded by the coding sequence ATGAAAGTCAGGAACTCGCTCCGGTCGCTGAAGAACCGGCACCGTGATTGCCGGGTCGTGCGCCGCAAGGGCCGCGTCTATGTGATCAACAAGACCCAGCGCCGTTTCAAAGCCCGTCAGGGCTGA
- a CDS encoding N-formylglutamate amidohydrolase — MTQIAYRLLSPATRNTSVVFSSPHSGRVYPEPLMDKTILDELSIRSSEDAFVDDLFGHAPDVGAPLLAAVWPRAWLDLNRAADELDPAVIEGVRSLAHNPRVSSGLGVIPRVVSNGRAIYNGKLTLTEARARITEGWYPYHRALQSLLDESRRLFGEAILIDCHSMPHEAIEAVSPSGRRRPEVVLGDRFGAAATQELVERVEAIFTAAGLHVARNAPFAGAYITQNYGRPSRRQHAIQIEIDRGLYLDERNVTPGPNFETFRDLMRDVTKQIAALGRPGAEAMPLAAE; from the coding sequence ATGACACAGATCGCATACCGGCTGCTGAGCCCTGCCACCCGCAACACGAGCGTCGTGTTTTCCTCGCCGCATAGCGGGCGGGTATACCCCGAACCCCTTATGGACAAGACCATTCTGGACGAGCTGTCGATCAGATCCTCCGAGGATGCCTTTGTCGATGACCTGTTTGGTCATGCCCCCGATGTCGGCGCGCCGCTGCTGGCCGCCGTCTGGCCGCGCGCATGGCTGGACCTGAACCGCGCAGCCGACGAACTGGATCCTGCGGTGATCGAAGGGGTGCGCAGCCTTGCCCACAACCCGCGCGTCAGCTCCGGCTTGGGGGTGATTCCCCGCGTGGTGTCGAACGGGCGCGCGATTTATAACGGTAAGCTGACGTTGACAGAGGCCCGCGCCCGCATCACCGAAGGCTGGTATCCCTACCACCGCGCCCTGCAAAGCCTGCTGGACGAAAGCCGCCGCCTGTTCGGCGAGGCGATCCTGATCGACTGTCATTCCATGCCGCATGAGGCGATCGAAGCGGTCAGCCCCTCGGGCCGCCGCCGCCCCGAAGTTGTGCTGGGCGATAGATTCGGCGCCGCCGCGACGCAGGAACTGGTGGAACGGGTGGAGGCGATCTTTACCGCCGCCGGGCTGCATGTGGCCCGCAACGCGCCCTTTGCCGGGGCCTATATCACCCAGAATTACGGCCGCCCGTCGCGGCGCCAGCATGCCATCCAGATCGAAATCGACCGGGGCCTCTATCTGGACGAGCGCAATGTGACACCGGGACCGAATTTCGAGACGTTCCGCGACCTGATGCGCGACGTGACCAAACAGATCGCGGCCTTGGGGCGCCCGGGGGCGGAGGCGATGCCCCTCGCGGCGGAGTAA
- a CDS encoding CPBP family intramembrane glutamic endopeptidase yields MRAPEFEHALTEARAYPQLWRLLLGLGVIAFTYLGFLALLVGGAFAVLGPLAAPGYLMGLAQAATPGQTLLVLATFVGMFVGPMLAAAALHFRDPASLFGPWRDWWRGFRVALAVLVPIYALLVAFGAWLEPPQPNLPLARWVMLLPLALPLVLLQTGAEELLFRGYLQQQLAARFRARAIWMGLPTVIFALLHWTPEAGANLPLILLSALVFGLVAADLSEQTGSLGAAMGLHLGNNVFGLLVVSMGDQLTGLALFTEPGGMDEVGVPTLGMIVSIAVMALVWIITRRILTR; encoded by the coding sequence ATGCGCGCACCTGAATTCGAACATGCCCTGACCGAGGCGCGAGCCTATCCGCAGCTCTGGCGTCTGCTGCTGGGGCTGGGGGTGATCGCGTTCACCTATCTGGGGTTTCTGGCGCTGCTGGTGGGCGGCGCGTTCGCTGTGCTGGGGCCGCTCGCCGCGCCGGGCTATCTGATGGGATTGGCGCAGGCGGCCACGCCGGGGCAGACGCTGCTGGTGCTGGCGACCTTCGTCGGGATGTTCGTCGGGCCGATGCTGGCCGCCGCCGCGCTGCATTTCCGCGATCCCGCATCCTTGTTCGGGCCGTGGCGGGACTGGTGGCGCGGGTTCCGCGTGGCGCTGGCGGTGTTGGTGCCGATCTACGCCCTGCTGGTGGCATTTGGCGCATGGTTGGAGCCGCCGCAGCCAAACCTGCCACTGGCGCGCTGGGTGATGCTGCTGCCGCTGGCCCTGCCGCTGGTGCTTTTGCAGACCGGGGCGGAGGAGCTTCTGTTTCGGGGCTACCTGCAGCAGCAACTGGCCGCGCGGTTCCGCGCGCGCGCGATCTGGATGGGTCTGCCAACGGTGATCTTTGCGCTGTTGCACTGGACGCCGGAGGCGGGCGCGAACCTGCCGCTGATCCTGTTGTCGGCACTGGTGTTCGGGCTGGTGGCGGCGGATCTGAGCGAACAGACCGGCAGCCTCGGCGCCGCGATGGGTCTTCATCTGGGCAATAACGTGTTTGGATTGCTGGTCGTAAGCATGGGCGACCAGTTGACCGGGCTTGCGCTTTTCACCGAGCCGGGCGGGATGGACGAGGTGGGCGTGCCCACGCTTGGCATGATCGTATCCATTGCCGTCATGGCGCTGGTCTGGATCATCACCCGCCGCATCCTGACGCGCTGA